A single region of the Oleispira antarctica RB-8 genome encodes:
- a CDS encoding Transcriptional regulator, ArsR family, which yields MLDTKALNLVSNTATNIDALAAHTKASADPLRLNILRILGEGSFGVLELCELFEIKQSSMSHHLKILANAGLVTTRREGNSIFYRRSLLNVNAGNPNPAWFDLTQVLFRTLDTLAPGKIITERLQGLYQERAKNSQEFFTKHASEFHEKQDLIASHEQYGETLEDLVATLNLQQTRTALEIGPGEGYLLNALSQRFQQVIGLDVSEAMLKKARLKVAEQNLENIELVLGDCKIALDQAIQADLVTCNMVLHHVPAPKEIFNHSAKLLKPGGCLLITDLCAHDQVWARESCGDLWLGFAPEDLTSWAKEAQLIEEQTQFLALRNGFQIQFRTFRRAAA from the coding sequence ATGTTAGATACAAAAGCCTTAAACCTAGTTTCAAATACAGCGACCAATATTGATGCCTTAGCGGCTCATACCAAAGCCAGCGCTGACCCATTACGTCTGAATATTTTACGTATTTTAGGCGAAGGCTCTTTCGGGGTTTTAGAGTTGTGTGAGCTGTTTGAGATCAAGCAAAGCAGTATGAGTCATCATTTAAAAATTCTAGCAAATGCAGGCTTGGTGACGACTAGACGCGAAGGCAACTCAATTTTTTACCGCCGCTCACTATTAAATGTAAATGCAGGAAATCCTAATCCGGCTTGGTTTGATCTAACTCAGGTTTTATTTCGTACCTTAGATACACTAGCGCCTGGAAAAATAATCACCGAGCGTTTACAAGGCTTGTATCAAGAACGAGCAAAGAACTCACAAGAGTTTTTTACTAAGCACGCAAGTGAGTTTCATGAAAAACAGGACTTAATTGCCTCTCATGAACAATACGGCGAAACCTTAGAAGATTTAGTGGCTACGCTAAATTTACAGCAAACGCGTACGGCGTTAGAGATTGGCCCCGGTGAAGGTTATTTACTTAACGCATTGAGTCAGCGTTTTCAGCAAGTCATCGGTTTAGATGTATCAGAAGCCATGCTGAAAAAAGCCAGATTAAAAGTGGCCGAGCAGAATTTAGAGAATATTGAGTTAGTTCTTGGTGATTGCAAGATCGCGTTAGATCAAGCGATACAGGCCGACTTAGTCACCTGCAATATGGTGCTGCATCACGTACCTGCACCGAAAGAGATTTTTAACCACAGCGCCAAATTATTGAAGCCCGGTGGTTGTTTATTAATTACCGATTTGTGTGCCCACGACCAAGTATGGGCCCGTGAATCTTGCGGTGATCTGTGGTTAGGGTTTGCTCCTGAAGATTTAACCAGCTGGGCCAAAGAAGCTCAGTTAATAGAAGAGCAAACACAGTTTTTAGCTTTACGAAATGGATTCCAAATCCAATTCAGAACATTCCGGCGCGCTGCGGCATAA
- the gap gene encoding Glyceraldehyde-3-phosphate dehydrogenase, whose amino-acid sequence MIRIAINGFGRIGRSILRALYERNLQDQLQVVAINELADLESVSYMLRYDSTHGRFPGSVQLKDNGLIVNGDAIQVFHETEVSSLPWQALDIDLVLECTGVVMDSEHAELHLVQGAKRVLISHPAESGVDATVIQGFNQKTLLSDNKIISNGSCSTNCLIPVLQLLNTEFGIERGMTTTIHSAMNDQPVIDAYHSDLRRTRAAVQSIIPVETGLAKGITRLMPELEGKFESLHVRVPTINVSVLDVTLQLKQDVTVEQINTLFKQAAEGELAGILAFTQEPHASVDFNHDPHSGVVDATQTRVSDGSLVKLFIWFDNEWGFANRMLDTALQLKNI is encoded by the coding sequence ATGATACGCATTGCAATTAATGGATTTGGTCGTATAGGGCGCAGTATTTTGCGCGCACTATACGAGCGTAACTTGCAGGATCAGCTGCAAGTCGTCGCCATTAATGAGCTAGCCGATCTTGAATCGGTTAGCTATATGCTGCGTTATGACAGTACTCATGGTCGTTTTCCTGGTTCGGTTCAGCTTAAGGATAATGGTTTGATCGTTAATGGCGATGCCATTCAGGTATTCCATGAAACGGAAGTTTCTAGCCTGCCTTGGCAAGCCCTTGATATTGACCTAGTACTTGAATGTACTGGTGTTGTTATGGATAGCGAGCATGCAGAATTGCATCTCGTGCAAGGTGCTAAGCGCGTATTGATATCGCATCCAGCAGAATCCGGTGTTGATGCTACGGTTATCCAAGGCTTCAATCAGAAGACCTTGCTTAGCGACAATAAAATCATTTCCAATGGTTCCTGCTCTACCAACTGTTTAATCCCTGTTTTACAGCTGTTGAATACAGAGTTTGGTATCGAGCGAGGAATGACCACGACCATTCACTCGGCGATGAATGATCAACCTGTCATCGATGCTTACCATTCCGACCTACGCCGAACCCGTGCGGCCGTGCAAAGTATTATTCCTGTTGAAACAGGCTTGGCTAAAGGCATTACTCGATTAATGCCTGAACTTGAGGGCAAGTTCGAAAGCCTGCACGTGCGTGTGCCGACGATTAACGTCTCGGTATTGGATGTGACATTACAGCTCAAGCAGGATGTCACGGTTGAACAGATAAATACTCTATTTAAACAGGCCGCCGAGGGTGAGTTGGCAGGCATCTTAGCCTTCACTCAAGAGCCTCACGCGTCTGTCGATTTTAATCACGACCCACACTCAGGGGTTGTCGATGCGACACAAACCCGCGTAAGTGATGGTTCATTAGTGAAACTATTTATCTGGTTCGATAACGAATGGGGTTTTGCAAACCGTATGTTAGATACGGCGTTGCAGTTAAAAAATATTTAA
- a CDS encoding Capsule polysaccharide-like biosynthesis protein. By similarity: protein MNYKVLFFSVNRHQEQYFEKLLKAIRKQDRGTLLHKRKLALRLPSLSLSKSDFLLLKEVNLMRLTYYHNKTGNKNNIIEKLIRSPFYIITTALFLLRVKKLLKEQCPDLIILWNDMKWHQYVIKKLAFEFGIKTAFFENGALPNTVTFDKKGVNFNNSIPRDKKFYLDRSKEYSHINEERSLVSLEQGYIFIPFQVDYDTQIISHSPWVNNMEELYFIAERLLASLPAKVRIIIKEHPKSARNYEYLHRKNPRIIFENSKETDVLILNSEVVITVNSTVGLEGIIKDKPVLVLGNAFYAIDGLCQSVESERELVHKVLNAIGPDKIIKNSFIEFLKEYYVDGNWHEPSFQHINNIEKRIYEHLEKV, encoded by the coding sequence ATGAATTATAAAGTATTATTTTTTTCGGTTAATCGGCATCAAGAGCAGTATTTTGAAAAACTTTTAAAAGCGATTAGAAAGCAAGATCGAGGTACTTTACTGCATAAAAGAAAATTGGCTTTGCGATTACCTTCATTATCTCTTAGTAAGTCAGATTTTTTATTATTGAAAGAAGTTAATCTGATGAGATTAACTTACTATCATAATAAGACAGGAAACAAAAATAATATTATAGAGAAATTAATTAGGTCACCATTTTATATAATTACAACGGCACTGTTTCTATTAAGGGTTAAAAAGCTTCTTAAAGAGCAGTGCCCTGACTTAATAATTTTGTGGAATGATATGAAATGGCATCAATATGTCATTAAGAAATTAGCATTCGAGTTTGGGATTAAAACAGCATTTTTCGAAAATGGAGCTCTACCTAATACCGTTACTTTTGATAAGAAAGGGGTAAATTTTAACAATAGTATTCCTAGAGATAAGAAATTTTATTTGGATAGAAGCAAAGAATACAGTCACATTAATGAAGAACGTAGTTTGGTTTCATTGGAGCAAGGTTATATATTTATTCCTTTTCAGGTTGATTATGATACACAAATTATAAGTCACTCCCCATGGGTTAATAATATGGAGGAATTATATTTTATTGCTGAAAGGCTACTAGCTTCACTACCTGCAAAGGTAAGGATAATAATAAAAGAACACCCTAAGTCTGCTAGGAATTATGAGTACCTGCATAGAAAAAATCCTAGAATTATCTTTGAAAACTCAAAAGAAACAGATGTTTTAATCTTGAACTCAGAGGTTGTTATTACGGTAAATTCAACCGTTGGATTAGAGGGTATTATCAAGGACAAGCCAGTGCTAGTTTTAGGCAATGCCTTTTATGCAATTGATGGTCTTTGCCAGAGTGTAGAAAGTGAAAGAGAGCTTGTTCATAAGGTATTGAATGCGATAGGCCCAGATAAAATCATCAAAAACAGTTTTATTGAGTTTTTAAAAGAGTATTATGTCGATGGAAATTGGCATGAGCCATCTTTTCAGCACATTAATAATATTGAAAAACGAATTTACGAGCATTTAGAAAAAGTATGA
- the tktAB gene encoding Transketolase, protein MTSRTELANAIRALSMDAVQKAKSGHPGAPMGMADIAEVLWNDFLKHNPENPEWADRDRFILSNGHGSMLIYSLLHLSGYDLSIDDLKNFRQMDSKTPGHPEYGYAPGIETTTGPLGQGIANGVGMAVAEKVLAAQFNKPGHDVVDHNTYVFMGDGCMMEGISHEACSLAGTLGLGKLIAFYDDNGISIDGEVEGWFTDDTVQRFQSYGWQVIPKVNGHDPEEIKAAIENAKENTEQPTLICCKTIIGFGSPNKEGKEDCHGAPLGDDEIALTRERLGWKYGAFEIPEDVYNGWDAKITGVEKESSWNDKFAAYTAEFPELAAEYKRRMAGELPADFTAHADAYIAECQEKGESIASRKASQNTLNAFGPKLPEFLGGSADLAGSNLTLWKGCEGVSAEDASGNYMFYGVREFAMSAMMNGIALHKGFVPYGATFLMFMEYARNAVRMAALMKQRAIFVYTHDSIGLGEDGPTHQPVEQVASLRNTPNMHAWRPCDAVESAVSWKSAIERFDGPSALIFSRQGLPHQERSTQQVADIAKGAYILKDSIGTPEAILIATGSEVGLAMDAAKELEAKGKNIRVVSMPCAEIFCKQDAAYIESVLPASVAARVAVEALHKDYWYKFVGLNGAIVGMDTFGESAPIADLMKHFGFTVEKVVAAVEGVL, encoded by the coding sequence ATGACATCACGTACAGAGCTTGCCAATGCAATTCGCGCACTGAGTATGGACGCCGTTCAGAAAGCCAAATCAGGTCACCCTGGTGCGCCAATGGGTATGGCTGATATTGCTGAAGTTCTATGGAATGACTTTTTAAAGCACAATCCAGAGAACCCTGAATGGGCTGATCGCGACCGTTTCATCTTGTCGAACGGTCACGGTTCTATGTTGATCTACTCTCTTTTACACCTTTCGGGTTACGATCTTTCGATTGATGATCTGAAAAACTTCCGTCAGATGGATTCTAAAACTCCGGGGCACCCAGAGTACGGTTATGCTCCAGGCATAGAAACAACGACGGGCCCATTAGGCCAGGGTATTGCTAACGGTGTTGGTATGGCCGTTGCTGAGAAGGTTTTAGCCGCTCAGTTCAATAAGCCGGGTCACGATGTTGTTGATCACAATACCTACGTATTCATGGGCGATGGCTGCATGATGGAAGGTATCTCCCACGAAGCATGTTCTTTGGCGGGTACTTTAGGTCTAGGTAAGCTGATTGCTTTCTACGACGATAACGGCATTTCAATCGATGGTGAAGTTGAAGGTTGGTTCACTGATGATACAGTTCAACGCTTCCAGTCTTATGGCTGGCAGGTCATTCCGAAAGTAAATGGCCATGATCCAGAAGAGATCAAAGCTGCGATTGAAAACGCGAAAGAAAATACCGAACAACCGACTTTGATTTGCTGCAAAACTATTATTGGTTTTGGCTCACCGAACAAAGAAGGCAAAGAAGATTGTCACGGTGCTCCACTAGGTGATGACGAAATCGCATTAACGCGCGAACGTTTGGGCTGGAAGTACGGTGCTTTCGAAATCCCAGAAGATGTTTATAACGGTTGGGATGCTAAAATCACAGGCGTTGAAAAAGAAAGCAGCTGGAACGATAAATTCGCTGCTTATACTGCTGAGTTCCCTGAACTAGCCGCTGAATACAAGCGTCGTATGGCTGGTGAACTTCCTGCTGATTTCACCGCTCATGCTGATGCTTACATCGCTGAGTGCCAAGAGAAAGGCGAAAGCATCGCTAGCCGTAAAGCATCTCAGAATACGTTGAATGCTTTTGGTCCTAAGCTTCCTGAATTCTTGGGTGGTTCTGCTGATCTAGCTGGCTCTAACCTGACTTTGTGGAAAGGTTGTGAAGGCGTGAGTGCAGAAGACGCTTCTGGTAATTACATGTTTTATGGCGTTCGTGAGTTCGCCATGAGTGCGATGATGAACGGTATTGCTTTGCATAAGGGCTTCGTTCCTTACGGTGCAACTTTCTTAATGTTCATGGAATACGCGCGTAACGCGGTTCGTATGGCAGCATTGATGAAGCAACGCGCTATTTTCGTTTATACCCACGATTCTATCGGTTTGGGTGAAGACGGCCCAACGCACCAGCCCGTTGAGCAGGTTGCTAGCTTACGTAATACACCGAACATGCACGCATGGCGTCCATGTGATGCGGTTGAATCGGCGGTTTCTTGGAAATCGGCGATTGAACGTTTTGACGGCCCAAGTGCATTGATCTTCTCTCGTCAGGGTTTACCACATCAAGAGCGTTCAACTCAGCAAGTTGCTGACATCGCGAAGGGTGCTTACATCCTGAAAGACAGTATTGGTACTCCTGAAGCTATCTTAATCGCGACCGGTTCTGAAGTGGGTCTAGCAATGGATGCAGCGAAAGAATTAGAAGCGAAAGGAAAGAACATTCGTGTTGTTTCTATGCCGTGTGCTGAAATCTTCTGCAAACAAGACGCCGCTTATATTGAATCAGTATTGCCAGCATCAGTAGCAGCTCGCGTAGCGGTTGAAGCCTTGCATAAAGATTATTGGTACAAGTTTGTCGGCCTAAACGGCGCAATCGTTGGTATGGATACGTTTGGTGAATCGGCTCCTATTGCTGACTTGATGAAGCACTTTGGCTTCACAGTCGAAAAGGTGGTTGCAGCGGTAGAGGGTGTACTTTAA
- a CDS encoding protein kinase, giving the protein MIKLSTFHLSNKRTQLFLTTRSKLKLNENLVDDILVDHTPSLVGIFNESKFIIKFIRARSWHEYLKLLWNHSRITKEVKGSSLLAKLGLKVPTIHEVGYGIVPSANHEFLGYYVMENLIQSGFQELSKLIKEDTLNEALRGAIMKSIYDGLKAMRDNHIVFSDFHLDNVFANNRGEIVWIDAGVTTYRSFNTKKFTKKHNHSINRYIDYSYSGQQLLLPSEKTMFSALLLSIK; this is encoded by the coding sequence ATGATTAAACTGTCTACCTTTCACCTTTCGAATAAAAGAACACAGCTCTTTTTAACAACAAGATCCAAACTAAAGCTCAATGAAAATTTAGTTGATGATATTTTAGTCGATCATACTCCTTCTCTCGTAGGAATTTTTAATGAATCAAAATTCATCATTAAATTTATTAGGGCAAGAAGCTGGCATGAATATCTAAAATTACTATGGAATCACAGCCGTATAACAAAGGAAGTTAAAGGAAGCAGCTTACTAGCAAAGCTAGGACTTAAAGTTCCCACAATCCATGAAGTGGGATATGGTATTGTTCCAAGTGCTAACCATGAATTCCTAGGATATTACGTTATGGAAAACCTGATACAGTCTGGTTTTCAAGAGCTATCTAAATTAATAAAAGAAGATACTCTTAACGAAGCACTTCGTGGGGCGATCATGAAATCCATTTATGATGGTCTTAAAGCTATGAGAGATAATCACATTGTCTTCTCTGACTTTCATCTTGACAATGTATTTGCCAATAATCGTGGGGAAATAGTATGGATTGATGCTGGGGTGACAACATACCGTTCATTTAATACTAAGAAGTTTACAAAAAAACATAACCACTCAATTAACCGCTATATAGATTATTCATATAGCGGACAGCAGCTACTTTTACCCTCTGAGAAAACAATGTTTTCCGCTTTATTACTCTCTATTAAATAG
- the metK gene encoding S-adenosylmethionine synthetase, producing MSEYSIFTSESVSEGHPDKVADQISDAVLDAIIARDPHARVAVETMVKTGMAIVAGEVTTSCYVDLEDIVRDVITGIGYNSSDVGFDGATCAVLNGIGKQSVDINQGVDRAKPEDQGAGDQGLMFGYATNETESLMPAPVYYAHLLVQRQAELRRNGTLAWLRPDAKSQVTINYEGDQPKVDAVVLSTQHDPSISLEDLREAVLENIIKHVLPAEWLTEDTLYHINPTGKFVIGGPVGDAGLTGRKIIVDTYGGMARHGGGAFSGKDPSKVDRSAAYMGRYVAKNIVAAELAERCEIQVSYAIGVAEPTSISVNTFGTGKITDIELAKVIREVFDLRPYAIQNQLELLNPMYQITAAYGHFGREPFEHTYEYEDRGEKKSKTFTAFTWERTDKIDALKAAANV from the coding sequence ATGAGCGAATATTCGATTTTTACGTCTGAGTCCGTTTCAGAAGGACACCCAGATAAAGTGGCCGATCAGATTTCTGATGCGGTTCTGGACGCCATTATTGCCCGCGATCCACACGCACGGGTTGCGGTAGAGACTATGGTTAAAACCGGCATGGCGATTGTTGCTGGCGAAGTAACAACGTCTTGTTATGTAGACCTTGAAGACATCGTACGTGATGTAATTACAGGCATTGGTTATAACAGCTCTGATGTCGGTTTTGATGGCGCAACGTGCGCCGTACTTAACGGCATTGGTAAGCAGTCGGTAGATATTAACCAAGGTGTTGACCGTGCTAAACCAGAAGATCAGGGCGCCGGTGACCAAGGCTTAATGTTTGGTTATGCGACTAACGAAACTGAATCGTTAATGCCTGCCCCTGTTTATTACGCGCACCTATTGGTTCAGCGCCAAGCGGAATTGCGTCGTAATGGCACTCTTGCTTGGTTACGCCCAGATGCTAAGTCTCAGGTAACGATTAACTACGAGGGCGACCAGCCTAAAGTAGATGCCGTTGTTCTTTCGACTCAGCATGACCCAAGTATTTCTCTAGAAGATTTACGCGAAGCGGTTTTAGAAAATATTATTAAGCATGTTTTACCCGCTGAATGGTTAACCGAAGATACGCTTTACCACATTAACCCAACGGGTAAATTCGTTATCGGCGGACCTGTTGGTGATGCAGGTCTTACTGGTCGTAAGATCATTGTTGATACGTATGGCGGCATGGCACGTCACGGCGGCGGTGCTTTCTCGGGCAAAGATCCTTCAAAAGTAGATCGCTCTGCCGCTTACATGGGTCGTTATGTAGCCAAAAATATCGTTGCCGCTGAACTGGCTGAACGTTGCGAAATTCAAGTGTCTTACGCGATTGGTGTTGCAGAGCCTACGTCGATTTCTGTGAATACATTTGGTACTGGCAAAATTACAGATATCGAGTTGGCGAAAGTAATTCGTGAAGTTTTTGACCTGCGTCCATACGCTATTCAGAACCAGCTAGAGTTATTGAATCCTATGTATCAAATCACAGCGGCTTATGGTCACTTTGGTCGCGAGCCATTTGAACATACGTACGAATATGAAGATCGTGGTGAGAAGAAGTCTAAGACTTTCACTGCTTTCACTTGGGAACGTACTGATAAGATTGATGCACTGAAAGCTGCAGCAAACGTATAG
- the ahcY gene encoding Adenosylhomocysteinase (S-adenosyl-L-homocysteine hydrolase) codes for MTTFTDYSVAAKTAEAFAADAAWGRMEIDIAEGEMPALMALRAKYKEAQPLAGAKIMGCIHMTIQTAVLIETLVDLGAEVRWSSCNIFSTQDHAAAAVAAAGVPVFAWKGETDEEFLWCIEQTILATTGSDKVWDANIILDDGGDLTEMVHNKFPQMLPAIHGISEETTTGVHRLLEMMEKGELKVPAINVNDAVTKSKNDNKYGCRHSLNDAIKRGTDHLLAGKKALVIGYGDVGKGSAQSLNQEGMIVRVSEIDPICAMQACMDGFEVVSPYIDGINTGTMEGINKDLLSKTDLIVTTTGNANVCDKNMLQALKSGAVVSNIGHFDNEIDTAFMRENWEWLEVKPQVHKVIRGEGNDHLILLSEGRLVNLGNATGHPSRIMDGSFANQVLAQMYLWDAKFADLAEADKAENIYVRVLPKKLDEEVAADMVAGFGGVLTTLTQEQADYINVPVEGPYKPESYKY; via the coding sequence ATGACTACATTTACAGATTATAGCGTTGCCGCTAAAACGGCTGAAGCCTTTGCTGCTGATGCTGCTTGGGGCCGCATGGAAATTGATATCGCTGAAGGCGAAATGCCTGCATTGATGGCATTGCGTGCTAAGTATAAAGAAGCACAACCTTTAGCGGGCGCGAAGATCATGGGTTGTATCCACATGACTATCCAGACTGCTGTATTGATTGAAACGTTAGTCGACCTTGGCGCTGAAGTTCGCTGGTCTTCTTGCAACATCTTTTCTACACAAGACCACGCTGCTGCTGCGGTTGCCGCTGCTGGCGTTCCTGTTTTTGCTTGGAAAGGCGAAACAGACGAAGAATTTTTGTGGTGTATTGAACAGACTATTTTGGCGACAACGGGTTCTGACAAAGTTTGGGATGCCAACATCATTCTTGATGATGGTGGTGACTTAACTGAAATGGTTCATAACAAGTTCCCTCAGATGCTACCTGCTATTCACGGTATTTCTGAAGAAACGACTACCGGTGTTCACCGTTTATTAGAAATGATGGAAAAAGGCGAACTTAAAGTTCCAGCCATCAACGTAAACGATGCAGTTACGAAATCTAAGAACGATAACAAATATGGCTGTCGTCATTCTTTGAACGATGCGATCAAGCGTGGTACTGACCACCTTCTTGCGGGTAAGAAAGCCTTGGTTATCGGTTACGGTGACGTAGGTAAAGGTTCTGCTCAATCGCTGAACCAAGAAGGCATGATTGTTCGTGTTTCTGAAATCGATCCTATCTGTGCAATGCAAGCCTGCATGGACGGCTTTGAAGTGGTTTCTCCTTACATCGACGGTATCAATACTGGAACGATGGAAGGCATCAACAAAGATCTTCTTTCTAAGACTGATTTGATTGTTACTACGACCGGCAACGCCAACGTATGTGATAAGAACATGCTGCAAGCACTTAAGTCTGGCGCGGTTGTTAGTAACATTGGTCACTTCGATAACGAAATCGATACGGCGTTCATGCGTGAAAACTGGGAATGGTTAGAAGTTAAACCACAGGTTCATAAGGTAATTCGTGGCGAAGGCAACGATCATTTGATCCTTCTTTCGGAAGGCCGTTTGGTTAACCTAGGTAACGCAACAGGTCACCCAAGCCGTATCATGGATGGTTCTTTCGCTAACCAGGTATTGGCTCAGATGTATCTTTGGGATGCTAAATTTGCTGATCTTGCAGAAGCTGATAAAGCTGAAAACATCTACGTTCGTGTTCTTCCTAAGAAACTAGACGAAGAAGTGGCTGCTGACATGGTTGCTGGTTTTGGTGGCGTTTTGACGACGCTGACTCAAGAGCAAGCTGACTACATCAATGTTCCAGTTGAAGGCCCTTACAAGCCAGAGTCTTATAAGTACTAA
- a CDS encoding O-antigen polymerase family putative protein produces MNVLSKWNRNFGFINGLGLVLISICFLFMHLNSKPAQTQLTYLPMLLPLFFLLPLRKEIYKAEIQFLILSSLIFISSLISYGVQGDIFTQDFRSHWIYLLAFGVFSVLIHTKITKNYLYTLVVLSAALVLYNVFFEYFNNGSRGWQTHGKPIFFGNIALTTGLISLVLSSDKSQSLVVRILLLLAAVAGIAGSIWSQTRGGWIFLILFFGVFIFSQIITAQNKKKAILLASGSLITLCLIALPFSQKIESRINHGYSNIENYFSGGNANTSLGLRFEFWRVSIEQFKDNPIIGTARTGFLSKKDQMLSENNLASSAKSYEHAHSDLFWTMGTKGLLGLFSLYGLYLFLLRFYYISSQSREVRFYALSGLTVVTGYMVYGLSESFFSMKLGIGYFIIINLVLIRLISLTKVGSDKPLVLFNRE; encoded by the coding sequence ATGAATGTATTAAGCAAGTGGAATAGGAATTTTGGCTTTATTAATGGGTTAGGGTTAGTTTTAATTTCGATCTGCTTTCTATTTATGCATCTCAATTCTAAGCCAGCTCAAACACAATTGACTTATTTACCTATGTTGCTGCCTTTATTTTTTCTTTTGCCATTAAGAAAGGAAATCTATAAGGCCGAGATTCAATTTCTTATACTCTCATCTCTAATATTTATCTCGTCCCTAATAAGCTATGGGGTTCAAGGAGATATTTTTACACAGGATTTTCGGAGTCACTGGATATACCTTCTTGCATTTGGTGTATTTTCTGTGTTGATTCATACAAAAATAACAAAGAATTATTTATATACTCTAGTAGTATTGTCTGCTGCACTTGTTTTATATAATGTCTTCTTTGAATATTTTAATAATGGCTCTAGAGGCTGGCAAACGCACGGTAAGCCGATATTTTTTGGAAATATAGCCTTAACAACAGGGTTGATTAGTTTAGTTCTATCTTCAGATAAAAGCCAAAGTTTAGTCGTACGTATTTTATTACTCTTAGCGGCTGTAGCGGGAATAGCGGGATCAATTTGGTCTCAGACTCGGGGTGGTTGGATATTCTTAATACTATTTTTCGGTGTTTTTATTTTTAGCCAGATAATAACTGCTCAGAATAAAAAGAAGGCTATTCTATTAGCCTCAGGTTCTCTTATAACCTTATGCCTTATAGCTTTGCCATTTTCCCAAAAGATTGAGTCTCGTATTAATCATGGGTACTCAAATATTGAGAATTATTTTTCTGGAGGTAATGCAAATACGTCTCTTGGTTTAAGGTTTGAGTTCTGGCGCGTTTCTATTGAGCAGTTCAAGGATAATCCGATAATTGGAACTGCACGAACTGGATTCTTATCCAAAAAGGATCAGATGTTATCAGAAAATAATTTAGCATCTTCAGCAAAGAGCTATGAGCACGCACATAGTGACTTATTTTGGACAATGGGTACAAAAGGTCTTTTGGGTTTATTCAGTTTATATGGCCTATATCTATTTCTTCTGCGATTTTATTATATTAGTAGTCAGAGCAGGGAAGTGCGATTTTACGCCTTGTCAGGGTTAACGGTTGTCACTGGTTATATGGTTTATGGCCTTAGTGAAAGTTTCTTTTCAATGAAGCTAGGAATAGGTTATTTCATTATTATCAACTTAGTACTTATTCGCCTAATTAGTTTGACTAAGGTAGGTAGTGATAAACCTTTAGTGCTATTTAATAGAGAGTAA
- a CDS encoding 5,10-methylenetetrahydrofolate reductase (MTHFR) has translation MAKISFEFFPTQTDAGTEKLLKVRDRLAQENPEFISVTYGAGGSTRGRTRSIVKSVQESGIAAAPHLSCVGDSKADLREILLDYKKMGIKRIVTLRGDLPSGAGMANSELRYANELVEFIRQETGDHFTLEVAAYPEMHPQAPSFEADLKNFERKVKAGADSAITQYFFNADSYFHFVDRVQAMGIEIPIIPGIMPITNYSKLARFSDACGAEIPRWIRKQLEAYGDDSESIVKFGEEVVSNLSQNLLDQGVPGIHFYTMNQAEPSLAIWNNIR, from the coding sequence ATGGCCAAAATAAGTTTCGAATTTTTCCCAACTCAAACCGATGCGGGCACGGAAAAATTATTAAAAGTACGCGATCGCTTGGCCCAAGAAAACCCTGAATTTATCTCGGTAACCTATGGCGCTGGCGGTTCCACTCGTGGCCGCACTCGTTCCATCGTAAAGTCCGTACAAGAATCAGGCATTGCCGCCGCGCCACACCTATCCTGTGTGGGTGATAGTAAAGCCGATTTACGCGAAATCTTGCTCGACTATAAAAAGATGGGCATCAAGCGCATCGTGACCTTGCGTGGCGATCTACCTTCTGGCGCTGGCATGGCCAATAGTGAATTACGCTACGCCAACGAACTGGTTGAATTTATCCGCCAAGAAACAGGAGACCACTTCACCCTTGAAGTTGCTGCTTACCCTGAAATGCACCCGCAAGCACCGAGCTTTGAAGCCGACTTAAAGAACTTCGAGCGTAAAGTAAAAGCCGGAGCCGACAGCGCGATTACCCAGTATTTCTTTAATGCAGATAGCTACTTCCACTTCGTTGACCGTGTACAAGCCATGGGCATCGAGATTCCAATTATTCCAGGCATTATGCCAATCACCAACTATTCGAAACTGGCACGTTTCTCAGATGCTTGTGGTGCTGAAATTCCTCGTTGGATTCGTAAACAGCTAGAAGCTTATGGCGATGACAGTGAGAGCATTGTAAAGTTTGGCGAAGAAGTTGTTTCTAACTTAAGCCAGAATCTACTGGATCAGGGGGTGCCGGGAATTCACTTCTATACCATGAATCAGGCAGAGCCTAGCTTGGCTATTTGGAATAATATTAGATAG